The following proteins come from a genomic window of Flavobacterium crocinum:
- a CDS encoding DUF4294 domain-containing protein: MKLTNLILFLLLFTFTSQAQVTSKENEQMGYILTEKDSILNDTIQLPEIIISKGEKMSAEEMKQFQILQNRVYKVYPYARLASDRLTALNNGMARLKTSREKKKYFKIVEDYLNNEFEERLKKLSRKQGQILVKLIHRQTGITTYELIKTLKSGFKAFVSNTTANLFDISLKTEYKPYDVNEDYLIETILVRAFESGRLSNQKPANPLDYDDLSSKWQERAKELNKK; the protein is encoded by the coding sequence ATGAAACTAACCAACCTTATATTATTTCTTTTACTGTTCACTTTTACAAGCCAAGCTCAAGTTACTTCAAAAGAGAATGAACAAATGGGGTATATATTAACTGAAAAGGACTCTATTTTAAATGATACTATTCAATTACCGGAAATAATTATTTCGAAAGGCGAGAAGATGAGTGCCGAAGAAATGAAACAATTTCAGATTCTTCAAAACAGAGTCTATAAAGTTTATCCGTATGCCAGATTAGCGTCAGATAGATTAACTGCATTGAACAACGGAATGGCTCGTTTAAAAACAAGTCGTGAAAAGAAAAAATATTTTAAAATTGTGGAAGACTATCTAAATAACGAATTTGAAGAAAGACTTAAAAAGCTTTCCAGAAAGCAAGGTCAGATTCTCGTAAAATTGATTCATCGCCAAACAGGTATTACAACTTATGAACTCATCAAAACTTTAAAAAGCGGATTTAAGGCTTTTGTCTCTAATACAACCGCTAATTTATTTGATATAAGTTTAAAAACAGAATACAAACCGTACGATGTAAATGAAGATTATTTAATAGAAACAATATTAGTTCGCGCATTTGAATCAGGAAGATTGTCAAATCAAAAACCGGCAAATCCTCTGGATTATGATGATTTATCTAGTAAATGGCAGGAAAGAGCAAAAGAGTTAAATAAAAAGTAG
- a CDS encoding M42 family metallopeptidase, which produces MSTKSILKDTSIAFLESYLNNASPTGYESEGQKLWMNYLKPYVDTFVTDTYGTAVGVINPDAPYKVVIEGHADEISWYVNYITEDGLIYVIRNGGSDHQIAPSKRVNIHTKNGIVKGVFGWPAIHTRLRDKEEVPKLSNIFIDLGCENKEQVEALGVHVGCVITYPDEFMILNENKFVCRAIDNRMGGFMIAEVARLLHENKKKLPFGLYIVNSVQEEIGLRGAEMIAQRIKPNVAIVTDVCHDTTTPMIDKKVEGDLKMGKGPVIGYSPAIQNKLRDLIVDTAAEKNIPFQRHATSRATGTDTDAFAYSNGGVPSALISLPLRYMHTTVEMVHRDDVENVIKLIYESLLKIENNETFSYFK; this is translated from the coding sequence ATGAGCACGAAATCTATCTTAAAAGATACTTCAATAGCATTCCTGGAAAGCTACCTAAATAACGCCTCTCCTACCGGCTACGAAAGTGAAGGGCAAAAACTTTGGATGAACTATTTAAAACCGTATGTCGACACTTTTGTAACAGATACTTACGGAACAGCTGTAGGTGTAATTAATCCTGACGCTCCTTATAAAGTAGTCATTGAAGGCCATGCCGATGAAATTTCGTGGTATGTAAACTATATTACAGAAGATGGTCTTATATATGTGATTAGAAACGGAGGTTCTGATCATCAGATTGCTCCTTCTAAAAGAGTTAATATTCACACAAAAAACGGAATTGTCAAAGGTGTTTTCGGATGGCCGGCAATTCATACTCGTCTGCGCGATAAAGAAGAAGTTCCCAAACTAAGCAATATCTTTATTGATTTAGGATGTGAAAATAAAGAGCAGGTTGAAGCTTTAGGTGTTCATGTGGGATGTGTAATTACTTATCCTGATGAGTTCATGATCTTAAACGAAAATAAATTTGTTTGCCGTGCTATCGATAATAGAATGGGAGGATTTATGATTGCTGAAGTTGCTCGTTTATTACACGAAAATAAAAAGAAGCTTCCTTTTGGTTTATATATCGTCAATTCAGTTCAGGAAGAAATTGGTCTTCGTGGTGCAGAAATGATTGCACAAAGGATAAAACCAAATGTTGCTATTGTAACAGATGTGTGTCACGACACTACTACTCCAATGATAGACAAAAAAGTGGAAGGGGATTTAAAAATGGGCAAAGGACCTGTTATTGGCTATTCTCCTGCAATTCAGAATAAATTACGTGATTTAATTGTAGATACCGCTGCTGAAAAGAATATTCCGTTTCAAAGACACGCCACTTCTCGTGCAACAGGAACAGATACAGATGCCTTTGCTTATAGTAATGGCGGTGTACCTTCTGCATTAATCTCACTGCCTCTTCGTTATATGCATACAACAGTTGAAATGGTTCATAGAGATGATGTGGAAAATGTTATTAAATTGATTTACGAATCTTTACTAAAAATTGAAAACAACGAGACATTCTCTTATTTCAAATAA
- a CDS encoding response regulator transcription factor → MKILLLEDDFTLSKEISTFFTSKSFECIPYYDGSLLLKKYFPYEYDLIVLDINVPGANGIEVCKGIRETDKKTPIIMLTAFSEIEDKLSSFDSGADDYLVKPFHFDELYARVQSLLRRKDVPQVVENKILINDLEILEDEMQVFRSGEEIKLTPKEFKLILILAHAKGKVLSKQFIAEKLWDYHIETNQNTIEVYINFLRKKIDKDHETKLIRTKVGYGYYLSDQE, encoded by the coding sequence ATGAAAATATTACTACTCGAAGACGATTTTACTTTATCTAAAGAAATCTCTACATTCTTTACTTCAAAGAGTTTCGAGTGTATTCCATATTATGATGGCTCTTTACTACTTAAAAAATACTTTCCTTACGAATATGATTTGATTGTTCTTGATATTAATGTTCCCGGAGCAAATGGAATTGAGGTTTGCAAAGGTATTCGGGAAACGGATAAAAAAACACCTATAATTATGCTGACTGCTTTCAGTGAAATCGAAGATAAACTATCTTCTTTTGACAGTGGCGCAGATGATTATTTAGTAAAACCATTTCATTTTGACGAACTTTATGCCAGAGTACAATCTTTATTGAGAAGAAAAGATGTTCCTCAAGTAGTTGAAAATAAAATTCTCATTAATGATCTTGAAATTCTTGAAGATGAAATGCAGGTTTTCAGATCTGGAGAAGAAATTAAACTTACTCCAAAAGAATTTAAACTGATTTTAATTTTGGCTCACGCAAAAGGAAAAGTCTTATCAAAACAATTTATTGCCGAAAAACTTTGGGATTATCATATAGAAACCAATCAAAACACTATTGAAGTTTATATTAATTTTCTAAGAAAAAAAATAGACAAAGACCATGAAACCAAACTAATCCGTACAAAAGTTGGTTATGGCTATTACCTAAGCGATCAGGAATGA